One window of the Trifolium pratense cultivar HEN17-A07 linkage group LG2, ARS_RC_1.1, whole genome shotgun sequence genome contains the following:
- the LOC123905855 gene encoding nicotinate phosphoribosyltransferase 2-like isoform X1 produces MDSNDSGRVISGPTNPMVTPLLTDHYQFTMAYAYWKASKHQERAVFDLYFRKNPFGGEYTIFAGLEECVRFISNYKISEDQIHFIKNNLPPSCEDGFFDYLRGIDCSDVEVYAIPEGTVVFPKVPLMRIEGPVAVVQLLETPIVNLINYASLVSTNAARHRFVAGKSKTLLEFGLRRAQGPDGGVSASKYCYIGGFDATSNVAAGRLFGIPLRGTHSHAFVSSYMSLGEITEKSLRKKDGSSTCVDFVSLVQKWLNKIKWSDSLCGIFSDTNKSELTAFISYALAFPDNFLALVDTYDVMRSGVPNFCAVALALSDLGYKAVGIRLDSGDLAYLSCESRKFFCSIEKEFELPGFGKMSITASNDLNEETLDALNKQGHEVDAYGIGTYLVTCYAQAALGVVFKLVEINNQPRIKLSEDVSKVSIPCKKRIYRLYGKETYPLVDLITGENEPPPKVGQRILCRHPFQESKRAYVVPQHVEELQRCYCAGSSDKKRETLPPLKDIRERCIKQLEQMRPDHMRRLNPTPYKCQCKIIRLHSFLVAQRGTCWGAAVTKEIKWHGSL; encoded by the exons ATGGATTCCAATGATTCGGGTCGGGTGATATCTGGACCCACGAATCCAATGGTAACACCTCTTCTAACAGATCACTATCAATTCACAATGGCTTACGCTTACTGGAAAGCTTCCAAACATCAAGAACGTGCTGT GTTTGATTTGTATTTTCGTAAGAATCCATTTGGTGGAGAATATACTATCTTTGCTGGTTTAGAAGAATGTGTGAGGTTCATTTCAAATTACAAGATATCTGAGGATCAGATTCATTTTATTAAGAATAATTTGCCTCCTTCATGTGag GATGGTTTCTTTGACTATCTTAGAGGAATTGACTGTTCTGATGTTGAGGTGTATGCGATTCCCGAAGGAACTGTTGTTTTTCCTAAGGTTCCCCTGATGAGAATTGAAGGTCCAGTTGCA GTTGTTCAATTGCTGGAAACACCTATTGTTAATCTAATTAATTATGCATCATTAGTTTCTACTAATGCAGCAAGGCACCGTTTTGTTGCTGGGAAATCTAAAACTTTACTTGAATTTGGACTACGAAGGGCTCAG GGGCCTGATGGTGGAGTAAGTGCATCAAAGTACTGTTATATTGGAGGGTTTGATGCAACAAG CAATGTTGCAGCGGGAAGGTTATTCGGGATCCCCCTCCGTGGCACTCATTCGCATGCCTTCGTTAGCTCATATATG AGCCTTGGTGAGATTACAGAAAAATCGCTGCGTAAAAAAGATGGTTCAAGTACATGTGTAGATTTTGTTAGTTTGGTTCAAAAATGGCTGAACAAAATTAAG TGGTCAGATTCGCTATGTGGCATTTTTTCTGATACCAATAAAAGTGAGCTGACGGCATTCATATCATATGCATTGGCATTTCCTGATAACTTTCTTGCCCTTGTAGACACTTACGAT GTCATGAGAAGTGGAGTTCCTAACTTCTGTGCAGTTGCATTAGCTCTCAGTGATTTAGG ATACAAAGCAGTTGGCATTAGACTGGACTCTGGTGACCTTGCATATTTGTCTTGCGAGTCTAGGAAGTTCTTTTGTTCTATTGAGAAGGAATTTGAATTGCCCGGTTTCGGAAAGATGAGTATCACAGCTAGCAATGACCTTAATGAAGAAACACTAGATGCTTTAAATAAACAG GGTCATGAGGTTGATGCCTATGGAATTGGGACATACCTGGTTACATGTTATGCGCAAGCAGCTTTAGGTGTTGTTTTCAAGCTGGTTGAGATAAATAATCAACCTCGTATCAAACTTTCTGAAGATGTCTCAAAG GTCTCTATTCCATGTAAGAAGCGAATTTATAGATTGTATGGGAAAGAAACTTATCCCTTGGTTGACTTAATAACCGGAGAAAACGAACCCCCTCCGAAG GTAGGACAAAGAATTCTGTGTCGTCACCCCTTTCAAGAATCTAAGAGAGCATATGTAGTGCCACAGCATGTTGAGGAGCTTCAAAGATGTTACTGTGCTGGgagttcag ATAAAAAGAGAGAAACTTTACCACCTTTAAAAGACATAAGAGAGCGATGCATCAAGCAACTCGAACAGATGCGACCTGATCACATGAGGAGACTTAATCCAACTCCATACAAG TGTCAGTGCAAAATTATACGACTACATTCATTTCTTGTGGCTCAACGAGGCACCTGTTGGGGAGCTGCAGTAACAAAGGAAATAAAATGGCACGGCTCTTTGTGA
- the LOC123905855 gene encoding nicotinate phosphoribosyltransferase 2-like isoform X2: MDSNDSGRVISGPTNPMVTPLLTDHYQFTMAYAYWKASKHQERAVFDLYFRKNPFGGEYTIFAGLEECVRFISNYKISEDQIHFIKNNLPPSCEDGFFDYLRGIDCSDVEVYAIPEGTVVFPKVPLMRIEGPVAVVQLLETPIVNLINYASLVSTNAARHRFVAGKSKTLLEFGLRRAQGPDGGVSASKYCYIGGFDATSNVAAGRLFGIPLRGTHSHAFVSSYMSLGEITEKSLRKKDGSSTCVDFVSLVQKWLNKIKWSDSLCGIFSDTNKSELTAFISYALAFPDNFLALVDTYDVMRSGVPNFCAVALALSDLGYKAVGIRLDSGDLAYLSCESRKFFCSIEKEFELPGFGKMSITASNDLNEETLDALNKQGHEVDAYGIGTYLVTCYAQAALGVVFKLVEINNQPRIKLSEDVSKVSIPCKKRIYRLYGKETYPLVDLITGENEPPPKVGQRILCRHPFQESKRAYVVPQHVEELQRCYCAGSSDKKRETLPPLKDIRERCIKQLEQMRPDHMRRLNPTPYKVSVSAKLYDYIHFLWLNEAPVGELQ; encoded by the exons ATGGATTCCAATGATTCGGGTCGGGTGATATCTGGACCCACGAATCCAATGGTAACACCTCTTCTAACAGATCACTATCAATTCACAATGGCTTACGCTTACTGGAAAGCTTCCAAACATCAAGAACGTGCTGT GTTTGATTTGTATTTTCGTAAGAATCCATTTGGTGGAGAATATACTATCTTTGCTGGTTTAGAAGAATGTGTGAGGTTCATTTCAAATTACAAGATATCTGAGGATCAGATTCATTTTATTAAGAATAATTTGCCTCCTTCATGTGag GATGGTTTCTTTGACTATCTTAGAGGAATTGACTGTTCTGATGTTGAGGTGTATGCGATTCCCGAAGGAACTGTTGTTTTTCCTAAGGTTCCCCTGATGAGAATTGAAGGTCCAGTTGCA GTTGTTCAATTGCTGGAAACACCTATTGTTAATCTAATTAATTATGCATCATTAGTTTCTACTAATGCAGCAAGGCACCGTTTTGTTGCTGGGAAATCTAAAACTTTACTTGAATTTGGACTACGAAGGGCTCAG GGGCCTGATGGTGGAGTAAGTGCATCAAAGTACTGTTATATTGGAGGGTTTGATGCAACAAG CAATGTTGCAGCGGGAAGGTTATTCGGGATCCCCCTCCGTGGCACTCATTCGCATGCCTTCGTTAGCTCATATATG AGCCTTGGTGAGATTACAGAAAAATCGCTGCGTAAAAAAGATGGTTCAAGTACATGTGTAGATTTTGTTAGTTTGGTTCAAAAATGGCTGAACAAAATTAAG TGGTCAGATTCGCTATGTGGCATTTTTTCTGATACCAATAAAAGTGAGCTGACGGCATTCATATCATATGCATTGGCATTTCCTGATAACTTTCTTGCCCTTGTAGACACTTACGAT GTCATGAGAAGTGGAGTTCCTAACTTCTGTGCAGTTGCATTAGCTCTCAGTGATTTAGG ATACAAAGCAGTTGGCATTAGACTGGACTCTGGTGACCTTGCATATTTGTCTTGCGAGTCTAGGAAGTTCTTTTGTTCTATTGAGAAGGAATTTGAATTGCCCGGTTTCGGAAAGATGAGTATCACAGCTAGCAATGACCTTAATGAAGAAACACTAGATGCTTTAAATAAACAG GGTCATGAGGTTGATGCCTATGGAATTGGGACATACCTGGTTACATGTTATGCGCAAGCAGCTTTAGGTGTTGTTTTCAAGCTGGTTGAGATAAATAATCAACCTCGTATCAAACTTTCTGAAGATGTCTCAAAG GTCTCTATTCCATGTAAGAAGCGAATTTATAGATTGTATGGGAAAGAAACTTATCCCTTGGTTGACTTAATAACCGGAGAAAACGAACCCCCTCCGAAG GTAGGACAAAGAATTCTGTGTCGTCACCCCTTTCAAGAATCTAAGAGAGCATATGTAGTGCCACAGCATGTTGAGGAGCTTCAAAGATGTTACTGTGCTGGgagttcag ATAAAAAGAGAGAAACTTTACCACCTTTAAAAGACATAAGAGAGCGATGCATCAAGCAACTCGAACAGATGCGACCTGATCACATGAGGAGACTTAATCCAACTCCATACAAG GTTAGTGTCAGTGCAAAATTATACGACTACATTCATTTCTTGTGGCTCAACGAGGCACCTGTTGGGGAGCTGCAGTAA